In Chryseobacterium sp., the genomic window CTTCTAATCTGAAAGTCAGATAATTGTAAACACTTACAAAAACACCCATCAGCAAAGCTGCTATGAAATACAAACGAAGCATATAGGAGTTGGTCAGAAAATTTTTCATCTGCTTTACCTTTTGATGATAGTCTGTTTTCTGTGGATGGAAGAATTTTGACTCCGGAAAAAATTTCCAGAATACCAGTCCCAGAATCAAGCTTTCTATCCCAATACATAAAACGGCATTTCTCCATCCGAACTCCCCTGCCAGAATAGTGGCTGTTATCCTTCCACTCATTCCGCCAATGGTATTTCCGCTGAGATACATGCTGATGGCAGCAGGTACCGCTGCCAGGAAAACCTCTTCGGTAAGGTAGGCCAGGGCGACGGCGGAGACTCCGGAAACCACAAATCCTTTCAGTACTCCAATCGCGACAAGCATGCTGAGACTGGGAATCCATGCTGAAATAATAGTGAGTAGGGCGGATGCCACCAAAGAAAATACCATCAGCTTTTTTCTGGAGTAGCTGTCTGCCTTAAAAGCAAAAAATAACAGTCCAAGCGCCATTCCTATCGTGGAGGAAGAAACGAGTAGGGAAGTATCGCCTACTGTCACATTAAAATATTCTGCAGCCATTGGAAGCATCGGCTGAAAAAGATAAAGCTGAGCAAATACAGAAAGGCCTGAAAAGAAGATACAAAGTTTTATATACCGGAAACGTTTACTTCCCTGTTTTGCTTTTTCAGATGGATTCATGATTTTTTGCAATTCAAATGCAGTGATTGTACAGAAATTTTATTCTGTAAATTTCCTGATATTTTTTAAATTCTGAAAGTGCTTGTTTCAATGGCGTTGATTGGCAAAACCAATCAGTAAAATATAGCTGAAACATTTTGAACGGTTCCAAAGAGATGTATTCCAATCCTTTTTATTTTAAAACAGAAGATTGGAATACCTGCAGGATGTTTCATTAAATGTCAGTGCATCATCTCATAGGCCTTGATCAGCTCGGCAATATTGGCTACTTCCAGCTTTTGAAATATCCTTTTTTTGTATGTACTTACCGTAGACATCTGGATATTCAGCCTGTTGGCAATTTCCAGATTTCCGTTTCCATCGGCCAGCAGTTTAAAGATTTCATACTCCCTGGAAGACAGCTTCTCTGCAGGATTGTCACTTTTGTTCTGGATAATGAGGCCAATCAGTTCTGCCGGGTAAAAATAGCCTTTTTCAATGACTGTTTTCACTGCATTGACGATTTCTTCTTCGCTGCTCTGTTTGTTCAGATATCCCTCGGCGCCCTCTCTGATATACTGTATGGCTACATCTTTATCATATCCTGAAAATACAAGGATTTTTAAATCGCTCTGTATATCTTTAAGTTCAGAAATCATCTTTTTATATTGCGTTCCCGGCATATCAATATCCAGAATTAGAAGATGGTAATATTCAGTGGTAAGCATTTCTTTTACCCGTTCGTAGTTTTCCGCAAAATCTATTTTACATTCCGGGTAGGCAGATTCAAGCACCAATGCTGTTCCGGCTCTTACTACGTAATGATCATCAGCAATTAAAATTCTTTCTTTCATATAAATTAGTTTTTTTCTTAAAAAATTATTTCTACAACAGTTCCCTGAGGAAAATTTTGTTTAAAGCTGATCTCAGCGCCAATTTTCTTCACCAGATGGATCACCATATGCAGTCCCAATCCTTTCCCTTTAAAACTTGGGGTTTCCAGTTTGGGATTCCTGAACAGGTTCATATAAACAGTCATCTGCTCTGTAG contains:
- a CDS encoding MFS transporter, which codes for MNPSEKAKQGSKRFRYIKLCIFFSGLSVFAQLYLFQPMLPMAAEYFNVTVGDTSLLVSSSTIGMALGLLFFAFKADSYSRKKLMVFSLVASALLTIISAWIPSLSMLVAIGVLKGFVVSGVSAVALAYLTEEVFLAAVPAAISMYLSGNTIGGMSGRITATILAGEFGWRNAVLCIGIESLILGLVFWKFFPESKFFHPQKTDYHQKVKQMKNFLTNSYMLRLYFIAALLMGVFVSVYNYLTFRLEAKPFSLSHFIMAFIFLMYIFGVFGTMITGRLSKRLPMNTILKASIISMLCSVCLLLSENIYIVIFGLGLFTLSFFAAHTMASQMTALHAKQGKSSATSIYWLFYYFGSSILGSGTGYLLHSFSWNVFISVLIITVIVALLLATAGNTVQKEKKSF
- a CDS encoding response regulator transcription factor: MKERILIADDHYVVRAGTALVLESAYPECKIDFAENYERVKEMLTTEYYHLLILDIDMPGTQYKKMISELKDIQSDLKILVFSGYDKDVAIQYIREGAEGYLNKQSSEEEIVNAVKTVIEKGYFYPAELIGLIIQNKSDNPAEKLSSREYEIFKLLADGNGNLEIANRLNIQMSTVSTYKKRIFQKLEVANIAELIKAYEMMH